The Novipirellula aureliae sequence AGTCGAATTTTCGGTCGTAGCGAAGCTATTTTTTGGTCTTCTTCTTGCCCTTAGCAGGTTGCAAACTGCCGTAAGTTCCCGCTGCAAACTTCTTCTGGAACTTGTCAATCCGGCCAGCCGTATCAACATACTTCAATTTACCGGTGTAGAACGGATGACACTCATTACAAATGTCAAGCTTCAGCTCGGTCCGGACACTGCGAGTTGTGAAGGTGTTTCCACAGCCACAGGTGACCGTAGTCTCCTGGTATTTTGGGTGAATGCCGTCTTTCATGGCAGTAACGTCTCATCGTTGTAAGAGGAAGGCTCGCTGGCGTTGGTACAGCGACGCCGAATTACCATATTACGCTATCGACCCTAAAATGTTCAAGGGCAGCAAAATACTGTCAGGTGGTGGTTCATTGTGCAATATTATCGCCACGAATCTCACCAATCGACACGAATAGGAAAATCAAATTTGAATTCGTGAAAATCCGTGCGATTCGTGGCTAAAAAACTCGCCCGAATTCTGGCCATGGAGAAGCGAGGCCACGAATCTCACCAATCGACACGAATTAAAAAACCAAAGTTCAATTCGTGAAAATTCGTGCGATTCGTGGCCAAAAAACCACCCTAATTCTGGCCAATGGAGAAGCGAGGCCACGAATCTCACCAATCGACACGAATTAAAAAAACAAAGTTCAATTCGTGAAAATTCGTGCGATTCGTGGCCAAAAAACTCGCCCTAATTCTGGCCAATGGAGAAGCGAGGCCACGAATCTCACCAATCGACACGAATAGAAAAATCAAATTTGAATTCTTGGAAATTCGTGCGATTCGTGGCCAAAAAAATCACCCGAATTCTGGCCAATGGAGATGCGAGGCCACGAATCTCACCAATCGACACGAATAGAAAAATCAAAGTTCAATTCGTGAAAATTCGTGCGATTCGTGGCTAAAAAACTCGCCCTAATTCTGGCCAATGGAGAAGCGAGGCCACGAATCTCACCAATCGACACGAATAGGAAAA is a genomic window containing:
- the rpmE gene encoding 50S ribosomal protein L31; the encoded protein is MKDGIHPKYQETTVTCGCGNTFTTRSVRTELKLDICNECHPFYTGKLKYVDTAGRIDKFQKKFAAGTYGSLQPAKGKKKTKK